From the genome of Primulina huaijiensis isolate GDHJ02 chromosome 11, ASM1229523v2, whole genome shotgun sequence:
TAAAAGATTTAAGTTGTATCCTTGTCACCAACTataacttttaataaaataaaactctCAAAGTTGCATCATTGTTaccaactataacttttgataaaataaaactcTCAATCATATTATAAGTGTGGATGAAAACTGCTTTAACCTAATTTGAAGTAGCCTTTTCTAATTcatattacatgtttaaataatatttagtttaattaattatggtcTAAATCTACCCACATGGATTGGCAGGATTGCTACACGGAAAAGGTAGGAAACaaatattgaaagaaaaaaaaaagaaatagagaaacaaaagaaaaaattaagtCTTATTTTATCTCTATCTTGACCCAACACCAAGAAGATAAAAATAgcaagagaaaaagaaaaataaaagagagaACGACGAATAACCTTTGTATGTAAAAACCCCAGCAAGATTGACAAATATTTGGGTTTACAAACATCATTTAGATTACAAAAACATAGAGAGAAGAAAGACACTATTGACTTAAATTACATAGCAGATTGGAGAATGAAATTTGAAGTGTCCTAGCCCAAAAATTGGCAGAGTTTTGGTACGAGAATAATGACAGAATGGTTCTAGTTTCTAATTCTACCAATACATAGACTACCATAAGATGGAAAaatctatctatatatatatactagtacCACCTTGGACAGAGGATAATTTGCTTCGAAATCCAGCTCGGAAAAGTGTGAGATCTCAATTCCATCATGAAATGATATATAAACCAGAAGTTGGTGAAGGCCTGCTGTAAATGAATAAAGAAAAGATATATCTAGAGATTTAACACTATCATACAACTATAGATAGTAGTAGCATACCCTGTTAATAATCTACACAAAATCAGTAATCTAAAGATAATGTTAAATGTTAGTTTCCATTGTAATAATCCGGAATACAACTGGAGCTCCTAGTGATGCCATTTTTGTTCTGTGATGCAGAACTCTTGTCCCTAGGGCCAAGAGATTTGGCCCTGTTCTTCTTGAACATCTCTCTCATGGCTTCAGCTTGGCAAAGCACAGGGTATGCCCTGCCGAGGCGATTGAACCTTGCACAAGTGTAGACATGGGCCCGCAAAGCCTCCTCTAGTTTCCCGCCATTCTTTTCCATCTCTTCTTTCACAGCCTCTGAGCAAAGCCCACAAACCATGAGCCCGGAGAACTTTTCACGCACCCTTTTCACGTACTCGGGAGTGCACTCCTCGCACACACCGCAGCCCTCGCACTTGGCATCCTCTACCTCCGATATGGATGATAGGTTGTCCTTGCTTGTGTTTGAGTTTAAGGTTTCTTGGTTTATGAGTTCGAGTGAAATATCCGACAAAGTTCGACGTAAGGTTTCCATCGAGAAGCTGGAGGATTTTGGAGTAACGACGTTGTTTTTTGTGAAGTTTTCACCAAATGTGATGTCCCTATGAGGGGCCATTATGAGATTGTTTGAATGTGGAGATGTTGCTCTTAATTTATAGGGATTAGAGTGTGTGGACAATAGGAGTTTGGACTcaattattttgtttgttttatttaGTCATAAATTACTCTCCATCAAATACTactaagaaaaataaaattctctctTCAATTTTATATATTGGAACTCACACAAAATATAAACTACTTTTTTTCTATGTTTCTATTAATGTAAATCAATGTTTATAACAATCTATTTTCGTGTTTGTTTTTGTATAGGTAAAAAAAATGTATCTTTATCTTAAGAGTTTCATGTCCGAAAATTGTATGTACTCTCACTGACATGCAAATAAGTTAATGGATTCTTTGAATTGTGATAGTTTTGTTTATTCACGGGACATCATGCATGTTGCATCCATGAACACAAACCTTTGATGAAAAAGTACATGACATGACATCAaattcttgttttctttctttttttaatttttacttttcttgTGTAAACAAATGCAAACACCAAACACCATCACGAGAAAGCAATCAAAGCCCAACAATATATTAGAAAAAGGATCGATACATATATATGTTGTGtgacaatatatatatgtatataattaaGTTACGAAGCATCAAATCAATTCACATGAATCTTGGACTTGAGCTGAAAGAGAGTAGTACGTGGCTTTTAAGTTTGTTTCTCAGTGATGATGAATCGATGCATTGCATAGATAGCTAGTTTTTATGTATCACTACTGCGGCTTTGTATTCTACTCATGTGTTGTAATCCGGGTTGGGGACGTGCAATGTATTAGTTTGCAAATAACAtttaaacaacaattttgttttttttttaaaatcttagtCAACGATTATAACTATTTCTTCATTCAAATAGATTGGTTGCAATACTATATAATTCTTATGCTTTTGTCATTCTATAGGAATATTTCTGGTTTTAgtcatgaatatatatatagtaaagtTAATACTGATTACAGTACCCCTGCTCTTGGACGTACGGGAGCGAGGGCCTGAGATCTGCTTGAGTCCACCACCGGAGCCGGAGggttattttcaaaaacaagaaTCACCGTATGGAGATCTGTTCCGGCCCCTAATTAGTGGCTAGGACAGAATTTGTTAATTGAAATACGATACGCACGGTCCCAAATTTGAGTTTCTAACAGATTTATTATCAATTATCAGATTTTATGAATCACGAGCTTGATATAAGACTGATTCtgcgaaaaataaaacattgattgattattcatatttatattattttatgtttaactCAGATTCTTCAAAAGATTAGTGTCGTATAATATTGTTTTATctaaatatattgatttctcATCCTTGTATTATATTATGTATCTTTCATCATGTCATTTACAAGCAAAACGGTGCCTTAATAGTGATGAATCCTAatctgttaatttattttgatagatAACTAAAGCTGAAAATTGAGCTGATACAGTATCAAAATCACAAACTggctataaattttatttttaggcaATTGTTCATATCATGTTCTACTTGCATTTTGTATTTGCTATAACTAGAAAGAACTGAGCACCTTTCGTGCACATGGGCTGTATATTCTTTTACAAAAATTGCAACCAACCAACTAACGATACGAACTTAAAAATTTAGATATTTTGAGAACTAGAATTTTAATCTTACAAAAAATCACCCAAAATTTGATTCTGCAACTTTGTTCGTCACATCCGCTCACTAATGTATACCAAATTGGATAAAAACAAGGGACCATTTTTTGGGTAGCTGTAAATGAGCCCGATGCACCAGGTGAAGAAAATGGAACTTCAAAATCATGACTTGGAATTTCTGCGCATTCTCTTCTTGGTTTTATCCTGCTCTCGGTACCTTCCTCTTCTTTCCTCCCTCTGTCGCTTCCTTGACAGTTGTTCTTCCTTTGCGCGCTCCACTTCTTGTACCTTCCTCTTGGCTTCTTCCTTGAATTTACGTTTTTTCATCTACAGGAAACAAAAGTTAAAAGTGTCACATAAAGATGTACGACAGAGCTAAATTTGATCCGCTTGGATGCTAATAATGACACCTAAAAAAGTGTCAAGAGAAAAAGCAACCTCTGTTTGTGACACAAACTAACTAGATCAGTAGAGGCGCCGTTAATTTTCTAATAGATTCTAATTTGAATCCATGGGTGAGGAAATGTGTAATGgcaaaaaaatctttatttttgcGGGTTCACATTATTTGTTTCAACTCAATTTATGTTGCAGAAAACAAATATTAGAATCCAGCAGGACCAGTGGAGGTGatcatttcaaatcttttctgtaaatttttgaaaacttaAGGTTTTGCTacacaattataaaattattccCCAAGCTCTCCGTTTCTTCGAGCCAAAAATCCTGGATCTGCCCCCAACGTCAGAATCAATATGAAAACTACAGtctattaaaaaaataggtACCAAGTCAGTTGTGAGACTTCGATTTTGATTGAAGGACATTCCTACCTTTTCACTCCTGATGAGTTGAAGATGTTGAACAAGAGCATGCACTCTTCGCTCACGAGGCTCCATAACAACAGCTCGTCTCTTTTCAAGCAGTGGTCGCTTACGAGAGGGTGTGACCTTAGGCTTCGATGCAAATGGTAGAGCTGCCTGTAATGACTTGGGTATAACCAATGGATTGAACTTCCTAGGTTTTCTTTCAATTGGCTGTGTAGGCACATAGGTAAGAAAAAATCACGtcaataaaggaaaaaaaacacacTCAAACGGGATTGGACAGACTTATAAGCCCATATGTTTTCAATCACCTTGTATAGTGAATCCTTGTTGACTGGAATTGGAAGGTTCTGTTCCCTTCTTAGTTCAGCAACAGTTTTCATTCCTTGCCAGGTTTGATCACGAGGCAGTAATGCTGTTGTCAAAGGGTTGTGAAATTCAGGAACATCAACCTGAGTCCAAGCACGTAAAAAAACAATATCGCCCATTTTGATTTTATCCTCAAAAGTGCATCTAGCGATTGCTTCTTTAGCAAATCCACCTTTCTTTTTGAACTTGTTAGCAATCTCTTCTTTTGCAGCCTAAATAAGCAATGTGGTaaaagaaaatatcattttaaataaGGGAGCATAAAAACAgagaaaatgaaatgaaaccaTAGTCTAAGCAAAAAAATTACAGATAAAAGTTAGTTTTCTTCAGTCAAAGGTAAGAAAGGTGGAGATACCTTCTTTACTTGCCCACGGATTCCACTAACCGTGCGAATGGCAGCGCCTTCAAACCTGGCTATTTCGAGATCGGAAGTGAACATATCTCCAATAAAAGCAGTTTTCTTGAAGATCTTGCAGGCATGACCAACGAGCTTGATCTTCTTCACAATCTTACTAGCATGGTTGAATTCCTGGATTGTGGCGGTAGCTGTGATCCTGAATGCTGACTGAAACATACAGAAAGATATTGCAAGGGAAAAATGTTTACTAGGTTTTTAGAGGAAAAAAAGTTTCCAAACATAAGCAAACAAAACTCGTCCATTATAAGAAACAAAATGGGTAAAAAAAAGTACACTTCTTTTTGgggaaaaataaaactttccGGTGTCCGTGTTGTAGGATAAAGATAGATAATTTCGTCTCCAGACCGATTAAAATTTGGACAAACCACTGGGAGGATTCACCACTGTAAGTTACTTGGCAAGTTACTCCTCCCACATATCAACCATCCAATTTAACAGTTAACACAGCATCTCACTAATCTAGTTCTTCGTTTGCTTCACAATAACACTAGAATTTAAGTGATTTCGTCTAAGCACAGTGAACTAAAATATTCATACTACCtgattatttgataaattttgtaCTGCTACCACCCCAGCGCGGGGCGGTGCAAGTGGGCCCCAAAACATGGCAAGACAATGCATATGCTCAGGAGTGTATTTGAGCATGCGGTGGCGACCATTACTGTCCTCAATCGCATAAATGGGTATGGTTTGATAGCGTCTCCATCCAATAGAAACAATAATCGGATCTCTAGTCTTCAACACTTTCTTGTGCCATCTATGACGCTTTATCCGTGCCTTCGgagagaaaaaaacaaagaattaaTGGATTTATAACTCGAAGAAGATAAAAGGTAACCAAATGAGGAACAGCATCAAATAAAACATAGGAAAAATAATGTGTTCAGCACAGTTCTGAACCTGCATATATCCAACATTTTCCTCTCCAAGAGCAAGTCCACCAACAAGAACAGGATGAcaaggatcaaaattttcaaccaTTTCACAGGGAACACCATGAACTTCCAGTCTAAGATAAGTCCCAGTTCTGTAACCCTCTATCTCAGTGCGGGTTATATCATCAAGTTCGTTAAGTTCCGCCATGTTAACTTGCTTTCGAAGTTCAATCTCCTCCTTCAACTGCATAAATGAATTCCATTCATTATTTCATATAGCTCAAGAATATTAGTACCAGAAATATTACCTTATCAAAGAAGCCACTTCCATTACTTTGACCATGGTCCGACTTGGTCTCCTTACCGTCATCATCTGAAAACTCAGCACCATCATATGTGAACTAAAATTAAGGGCACAAAAGCTCAACATAGGCATACTGGATGCTGTGGAAATTTGTAAGAGATGGCCAAACAATATCAACATTTCAATACAGTTATATGCCCATTTAATACTCATTTTCATGCCAGGTAGTTGTCACCAAAATTTCAAGAGGAATCaacaaagcaagccaacaacCAGAGACACATGACACGTCACATAAAAGAACATGTAACACACTAACACTTGAAATGCAAGAGATTCATACAGCAGGGTTTGACAGCAACCCTGTCATCAGTTACCGCTCCCAAAAACTAAAAAACAGAAACATCATCAGAGAAGGATATTGAGCATCAAATTTGGCACGAAGTGCAAGTTTTTTCAGCTTCCGCTCCTCAGCTGCCGAGTTTTCATCCTTGTCAGCACCATCTAGACCATCTGCATGATGACTATTGAATTTCTGACCTGTTTCCAAGTCTTCAAATTCACCAAAGACAGCATCATCACCATCATTGGTAGTTTTCGAGATTTGATTTCTCAAGGATGCTTTTGACCAGTCTCCTGTGACAAAACGATCGCGAATGCTTGTAATTAGATCTTCGCTCTTCCAATTCTTTTGGCTTGCTGTATTTAAGAACTTCGAGCAATCATCAATATCAACATCATTCACATCAGTTCCTTCCTTCAACTTCTGCAAATAATCAATGACGGAGAGATTACAacatgaaatgaaaaatatgagcTGCATCAACATCGATAATGAACCTGACTAAAGCCGTTT
Proteins encoded in this window:
- the LOC140987680 gene encoding uncharacterized protein translates to MAPHRDITFGENFTKNNVVTPKSSSFSMETLRRTLSDISLELINQETLNSNTSKDNLSSISEVEDAKCEGCGVCEECTPEYVKRVREKFSGLMVCGLCSEAVKEEMEKNGGKLEEALRAHVYTCARFNRLGRAYPVLCQAEAMREMFKKNRAKSLGPRDKSSASQNKNGITRSSSCIPDYYNGN